A DNA window from Methanocorpusculum sp. contains the following coding sequences:
- a CDS encoding transketolase C-terminal domain-containing protein: MSELIMSTGNKAVAAAVKMAKPLVVPAYPITPQTEIIESIADYVESGKLKARYIPVESEHSAMTAAIGASITGVRVFTATSSHGLLYMHEMLHWAAGARLPIVMGQVNRTLAPGWNIWAEHSDALSQRDTGWLQVYVSTVQEAYDATLMAYRIAEDNRVLLPVMINMDGFLLSHIMQPFEMTEPDDFIPPLDLPHKIDVKDPKGYGAMSPANVHYQFRFDMEKCMRASRTVIDETEAEFAKRFGRSYAPVEEYFCDDADVIIVAMGTLGKEAEVAADLLRKEGIKAGVMRIRWFRPFPLDMKIKGKDLVVIDRDYSFGFGGVVAGEIQARYPDAKIASVIAGLGGQEVTYEDMAEFVRSRKMGTEFWFGIPQEEQ; the protein is encoded by the coding sequence ATGAGCGAACTTATAATGTCCACCGGCAACAAAGCCGTCGCCGCAGCTGTAAAAATGGCGAAACCGCTCGTCGTTCCCGCATACCCCATCACCCCCCAGACCGAGATCATCGAAAGCATCGCCGACTACGTCGAGTCAGGCAAACTCAAAGCACGCTATATCCCTGTCGAGTCTGAACACTCCGCAATGACCGCCGCGATCGGCGCATCCATTACCGGGGTTCGTGTATTCACCGCGACAAGCTCGCACGGTCTTCTCTATATGCACGAGATGCTCCACTGGGCAGCAGGCGCACGCCTGCCGATCGTAATGGGTCAGGTCAACAGGACTCTCGCCCCGGGATGGAACATCTGGGCCGAACACTCCGATGCCCTCTCGCAGAGAGACACCGGCTGGCTTCAGGTCTATGTCTCGACCGTGCAGGAAGCATACGATGCAACCTTAATGGCATACCGGATCGCAGAAGACAACCGTGTTCTTCTGCCGGTCATGATCAACATGGACGGATTCCTCTTATCCCACATCATGCAGCCGTTCGAGATGACCGAGCCGGACGACTTCATCCCGCCACTGGACCTGCCGCACAAAATCGACGTCAAAGACCCGAAAGGTTACGGCGCAATGAGCCCGGCAAATGTCCACTACCAATTCAGATTCGACATGGAAAAATGCATGAGGGCATCCCGAACTGTAATCGACGAGACCGAGGCCGAGTTTGCAAAACGCTTCGGCAGAAGCTATGCACCGGTCGAAGAATACTTCTGTGACGATGCAGACGTGATCATCGTTGCAATGGGAACACTCGGCAAAGAGGCCGAGGTCGCCGCTGATCTGCTCAGAAAAGAAGGCATCAAAGCCGGAGTCATGCGGATCCGCTGGTTCAGACCCTTCCCGCTCGATATGAAAATCAAAGGAAAAGACCTCGTGGTCATCGACCGTGACTACTCGTTTGGATTCGGCGGCGTTGTTGCCGGCGAGATCCAGGCAAGATACCCAGATGCGAAAATCGCGAGCGTCATTGCCGGTCTCGGCGGACAGGAAGTCACCTATGAAGATATGGCAGAATTCGTTCGCAGCCGCAAGATGGGAACAGAGTTCTGGTTCGGTATCCCGCAGGAGGAGCAGTAA
- a CDS encoding biotin--[acetyl-CoA-carboxylase] ligase — MTTKFLVLCILEKNTGKYVSGEQIAAELSLSRTAVWKAVRALQSEGYLISAVSNKGYLLENSDVLSAEGIRSRLLPKYADTVVIVKTSTESTNIDAKVLAAAGAKHGTVILAEEQTAGRGRYGKSFYSPKGTGIYLSIIARLGISFSDAVMITTAAGVAVCRSIESVSDLRPQIKWVNDIFLNGKKICGIGTEAVSNIESGTLESVIVGVGVNFKTSEFPKDLESIAGPLFPKDFPLTRNAFAAIMINHLLDMFAALPEKNFIEEYRSRSLILGKEIMFIEKNVWHSAKAVEIDDKGGLVVETDGKTRTLTSGEVSVRI, encoded by the coding sequence ATGACAACAAAATTCCTGGTGCTTTGCATCCTGGAAAAAAATACCGGCAAGTATGTGTCCGGCGAGCAGATCGCGGCGGAGCTTTCTCTCTCGAGAACTGCGGTCTGGAAAGCGGTCCGGGCTTTACAGAGCGAAGGCTATCTTATCTCAGCCGTTTCCAACAAAGGATATCTTCTGGAAAACTCCGACGTCCTCTCGGCTGAAGGTATACGTTCCCGACTTCTGCCGAAGTATGCCGACACGGTCGTCATTGTCAAGACCTCAACTGAATCGACGAATATTGATGCGAAGGTTTTGGCCGCTGCCGGAGCGAAACACGGAACGGTGATTCTTGCAGAAGAACAGACCGCCGGCCGCGGGAGATACGGGAAATCCTTTTACTCCCCCAAAGGTACCGGCATCTATCTAAGCATCATCGCCCGGCTTGGGATCTCCTTTTCGGACGCGGTTATGATCACGACCGCGGCAGGCGTTGCTGTCTGCAGATCGATCGAATCCGTTTCCGATCTTCGCCCTCAGATCAAGTGGGTCAACGATATATTTTTGAACGGAAAAAAGATATGCGGGATCGGAACCGAGGCGGTAAGCAATATCGAATCGGGAACTCTCGAGTCGGTGATCGTGGGGGTCGGCGTGAACTTCAAAACCTCAGAGTTCCCAAAAGACCTCGAATCCATCGCGGGTCCGCTGTTTCCAAAAGATTTTCCGCTCACCAGAAATGCGTTCGCCGCGATAATGATCAATCATCTGCTGGATATGTTCGCCGCTCTTCCGGAGAAAAATTTCATCGAAGAGTATCGTTCCCGATCGCTTATTCTTGGAAAAGAGATCATGTTTATCGAAAAGAATGTCTGGCACTCTGCGAAGGCGGTTGAAATCGACGACAAGGGCGGTTTGGTTGTTGAAACCGACGGAAAAACCAGGACACTGACCTCGGGTGAGGTCAGCGTTCGCATTTAG
- a CDS encoding type IV pilin N-terminal domain-containing protein encodes MIKHMLSTPISKDNAVSPVIGTILIIALTVVLISISAVVFLGFGMAEPAPILGISIGQQGNIITVTHLNGELLPAGTYKILVDGVDKTAEFGGTGDFGPGITLTWDSGTEAVGTVSVVSTSDKGISTLLAEKTVGKAGSGGGADPMILLAAGQKYLISDAVWGGVWKNLRDEANATGSITLPNNNVYYDGEYHWWAITSFGVSPYTLSNAEAQTTSNITIFTELPQHDEWTKINTSRVLTYDDGDFIGWGYLSFHEGVKPVSKGTLYYNNTKLYVWDSTTAATTFESEATSGWGWKRIGTLYSP; translated from the coding sequence ATGATTAAACACATGCTGAGTACTCCTATTTCAAAAGACAATGCGGTATCACCGGTCATCGGAACAATACTGATCATTGCTCTTACCGTAGTACTCATTTCAATATCTGCAGTCGTTTTTCTTGGTTTTGGTATGGCAGAGCCTGCTCCGATCCTCGGAATTTCCATAGGACAACAGGGAAATATCATCACCGTGACACATCTGAACGGGGAACTCCTTCCCGCAGGGACATATAAGATCCTTGTCGATGGTGTAGACAAAACAGCAGAGTTCGGCGGGACAGGGGATTTTGGTCCCGGGATCACCTTAACATGGGATTCAGGAACGGAAGCGGTTGGAACGGTTTCCGTAGTTTCCACGAGTGATAAAGGCATCTCAACACTTCTTGCAGAGAAGACGGTCGGTAAAGCGGGGAGCGGAGGGGGTGCAGATCCGATGATACTATTAGCAGCTGGGCAGAAATATTTAATTTCCGATGCTGTTTGGGGTGGAGTATGGAAGAATCTCAGGGATGAAGCAAACGCTACTGGCAGTATAACCTTACCAAATAATAATGTCTATTATGATGGCGAATATCACTGGTGGGCTATTACTTCATTCGGAGTATCTCCATACACATTGAGTAATGCAGAGGCTCAGACAACATCAAATATTACTATATTCACAGAACTTCCACAACACGATGAATGGACTAAAATTAATACAAGCCGGGTGCTCACCTATGACGATGGAGATTTCATTGGGTGGGGATACTTATCATTCCATGAGGGTGTGAAACCAGTATCTAAAGGAACACTATACTATAACAATACTAAACTCTATGTATGGGATTCTACTACAGCAGCTACGACATTCGAATCTGAAGCTACCAGTGGATGGGGATGGAAGCGAATAGGCACACTCTATTCCCCATAA
- a CDS encoding thiamine pyrophosphate-dependent enzyme — protein MTEIPKEEMLLKCPSTCAGCGSLLALRYILKAAGKDTILVIPACCNSVIQGVYPYMLHTVPVYNIAFAAAAACASGMSEALRAKGEKTNVIVYAGDGGTADIGIQALSGALERGEDFLYICYDNEAYGNTGMQRSGATPLGAITTTTPNGKTVNKKDLDRIVEAHNLPYQATACSSYPADIYNKVKKALTIPGPKFIHILAPCPPGWRIPSEKTVEIGKMAVKSGIWVLWEKEYDKFTVSTPSRAAMKRPTPVGDYLKAQGRFRKVDEKTEAIIQANVDKNLKKIALEAAQSEETE, from the coding sequence ATGACGGAAATTCCCAAAGAAGAGATGCTCTTAAAGTGTCCATCCACCTGTGCTGGATGCGGCTCCTTACTTGCACTCCGCTATATCCTCAAGGCCGCAGGCAAAGACACCATACTTGTGATCCCTGCCTGCTGCAACAGTGTGATCCAGGGTGTCTACCCCTACATGCTTCACACGGTGCCCGTCTATAACATCGCATTTGCGGCTGCAGCAGCCTGTGCCTCGGGCATGAGCGAAGCTCTACGGGCAAAAGGCGAAAAGACCAACGTCATCGTTTACGCAGGTGACGGAGGGACCGCCGACATCGGTATCCAGGCACTTTCCGGAGCCTTGGAACGCGGTGAGGACTTCCTCTACATCTGTTATGATAACGAAGCATACGGAAATACCGGCATGCAGAGATCCGGTGCGACCCCGCTTGGGGCCATAACCACCACGACTCCGAACGGAAAAACCGTCAATAAAAAAGATCTTGACCGGATCGTTGAGGCCCACAACCTGCCTTATCAGGCAACGGCCTGCTCCTCCTACCCCGCAGACATCTACAACAAAGTGAAAAAAGCCCTCACGATCCCGGGACCGAAATTCATTCACATCCTCGCACCCTGCCCGCCGGGCTGGAGGATCCCCTCGGAAAAGACCGTTGAGATCGGAAAGATGGCAGTCAAATCCGGGATCTGGGTCCTCTGGGAAAAAGAGTACGACAAATTCACCGTCAGTACCCCCTCGCGTGCCGCCATGAAACGGCCGACACCCGTAGGCGACTACCTCAAAGCCCAGGGACGCTTCAGAAAAGTCGATGAAAAGACCGAAGCAATCATCCAGGCAAACGTCGACAAAAACCTGAAGAAAATTGCTCTCGAAGCAGCACAATCGGAGGAAACAGAATGA
- a CDS encoding UbiD family decarboxylase — translation MRNFIQQMKTAGLVEEINEPVSSKYEAPKRAFQTKKMLEFTNMDGHRCVMNTIFDRESLSVALNIPKERLVKTLAACTYAGKTRDAGTLQFEKADLAKIPIMKHFPKDAGKYLTSGIVFSAWNGVTNASIHRLQVLDETHLIGRIVEGRHTYKLMKQAFSEGKKLPIAITIGTHPAVTFAASTRVPEGKEMNYAAEILGKELDLFTCPNGIQVPDAEIVLYGYLTEELHEEGPFVDISGTYDPVRMQPVLEIIGMRTKTDFIYHGIVPAGAEHKMLMGAPYEPRIYQAVSGVTNVKDVYLTPGGAGYFHAVVQIKKMTDGDGKNAIMAAFAAHTSLKHVVIVDEDINIYDPSDVEFAIATRVRADTDVMIISGVRGSSLDPCRIGDGMNVKAGVDATIPLGSEDEFIRAEWD, via the coding sequence ATGAGAAATTTTATTCAGCAGATGAAAACAGCAGGGCTTGTTGAAGAGATCAATGAACCGGTCTCTTCCAAATACGAAGCCCCAAAGCGTGCTTTCCAAACTAAAAAAATGCTTGAGTTCACGAATATGGATGGTCACCGCTGTGTGATGAACACCATCTTCGACCGGGAATCGCTTTCGGTCGCTCTCAACATCCCAAAGGAAAGACTTGTAAAAACACTCGCTGCCTGCACATACGCAGGAAAAACCCGGGATGCAGGAACCCTGCAGTTCGAAAAGGCAGACCTTGCAAAGATCCCGATCATGAAGCATTTCCCGAAGGATGCAGGGAAATACCTGACATCAGGTATCGTATTTTCTGCATGGAACGGGGTCACCAATGCCTCGATCCACCGCCTGCAGGTCCTGGATGAAACCCATCTGATCGGCAGGATCGTTGAGGGAAGACATACCTACAAACTGATGAAGCAGGCTTTCTCCGAAGGAAAAAAACTACCCATCGCGATCACGATCGGAACACACCCCGCAGTGACATTTGCCGCCTCCACCCGGGTCCCGGAAGGAAAAGAGATGAACTATGCTGCAGAGATCCTCGGAAAAGAGCTGGATCTTTTCACCTGTCCAAACGGAATCCAGGTTCCCGACGCTGAGATCGTTCTCTACGGATACCTGACCGAAGAACTCCATGAAGAGGGGCCATTCGTGGACATCAGCGGGACCTATGACCCGGTCCGTATGCAGCCAGTGCTTGAGATCATCGGCATGCGGACAAAAACCGATTTCATCTACCACGGGATCGTCCCGGCCGGCGCAGAACACAAAATGCTCATGGGTGCCCCGTATGAACCAAGGATCTATCAGGCGGTTTCTGGCGTCACGAACGTAAAAGACGTGTATCTGACGCCTGGAGGAGCAGGATACTTCCATGCGGTCGTCCAGATCAAAAAGATGACCGACGGTGACGGGAAAAATGCCATCATGGCAGCATTCGCCGCCCACACCTCGCTCAAACATGTCGTCATCGTCGATGAAGACATCAACATCTACGACCCCTCGGATGTGGAGTTCGCGATCGCAACACGCGTCCGGGCAGACACGGATGTCATGATCATATCAGGTGTCAGGGGATCCTCCCTCGACCCCTGCAGGATCGGAGACGGCATGAATGTAAAGGCAGGAGTGGACGCAACTATTCCGCTTGGATCAGAAGATGAGTTTATCCGTGCTGAATGGGATTGA
- a CDS encoding aconitase X catalytic domain-containing protein produces the protein MELDKYDQALLNGEYGETKQKMMEILLALGKIYEAEKFIEVKSVQVSGASFKTIGDAGLSWLNTLSGKAVVPSFLNPIGMPRDEWQNLGIPNDFAKKQLEVNAAYARLGIRLTCTCTPYYFNIIERGDHLAWSESSAVSYVNSVLGARTNREGGPSALASALTGKTPYYGLHIVKNRVPQIEFHIDDPAATKSWTNAHYGALGIIAGAISGNRIPFFTDIRPNRDMLKSLGAAMAASGAVALYHVNEITPETRFPFFKKHIEEDDREVIEIEVAEIEELFGNLEADVIALGCPHLSTDELEELASLLENRRVVMPFYIFAAEELRAKYPDLCNKILSSGAKIVPDTCMVVSPLMDKAGVVMTNSGKAFTYLPGMCKATPLLGTLEECVRVGCGE, from the coding sequence ATGGAATTAGACAAATATGATCAGGCGCTGCTGAACGGAGAATACGGCGAAACCAAACAAAAGATGATGGAGATCCTCCTCGCTCTCGGAAAGATCTACGAGGCGGAGAAGTTCATCGAAGTAAAAAGTGTCCAGGTATCCGGAGCCTCCTTCAAAACCATCGGGGATGCAGGACTCTCCTGGCTCAACACCCTCTCGGGAAAAGCAGTCGTCCCGTCATTCCTGAATCCGATAGGGATGCCGCGTGATGAGTGGCAGAACCTTGGGATCCCAAATGATTTCGCGAAAAAACAGCTGGAAGTAAATGCCGCATATGCACGACTCGGGATTCGTTTGACCTGCACCTGCACACCTTACTACTTCAATATCATCGAAAGAGGTGACCACCTCGCATGGTCGGAGTCCTCGGCAGTCAGCTACGTGAACTCTGTTCTCGGTGCAAGGACAAACAGAGAAGGCGGACCGTCAGCCCTCGCGTCAGCCCTCACCGGAAAGACACCCTACTACGGTCTCCACATTGTCAAGAACCGTGTCCCCCAGATCGAGTTCCACATTGACGATCCGGCGGCGACAAAATCCTGGACCAATGCGCATTACGGGGCACTCGGCATCATCGCCGGAGCAATTTCCGGAAACAGGATCCCGTTTTTCACCGACATTCGTCCAAACCGCGACATGCTCAAAAGTCTGGGAGCTGCCATGGCCGCAAGTGGGGCAGTTGCTTTGTACCATGTAAACGAGATCACTCCGGAGACCCGATTCCCCTTCTTCAAAAAACACATCGAAGAGGATGACCGCGAAGTCATCGAGATCGAAGTGGCCGAGATCGAAGAACTGTTCGGCAATCTGGAGGCGGATGTCATAGCCCTTGGATGCCCCCACCTTTCGACGGATGAACTCGAAGAACTTGCCTCGCTTCTGGAAAACAGACGGGTCGTAATGCCGTTTTACATCTTTGCTGCAGAAGAATTGAGAGCAAAATACCCGGATCTTTGTAATAAGATCCTCAGCAGCGGTGCAAAAATCGTTCCCGACACCTGTATGGTCGTCTCACCGCTAATGGACAAAGCCGGAGTTGTTATGACGAACTCCGGAAAAGCATTCACGTACCTTCCGGGAATGTGCAAAGCGACGCCGCTTTTAGGCACTCTCGAGGAATGTGTCCGTGTAGGATGTGGTGAATAA
- a CDS encoding peptidase M50, producing MSLLDKISPFERKDLLIAWLVLGVAFTLGINGGLALITDYQNITVEGLLITFLVSLIAVGLSFVLHELAHKFTAMKFGYWAEFRKSTQMLIIAVVVAAITGIVFAAPGATLINTAGREMTKKENGLISIAGPLTNLVLIIPFLIIMIVGFLISPSAGIVLLTLPGFLFYLGMIGFQVNAMLAFFNMLPVGPLDGKKILRWNPVIFGVVIAVSLVLLYLALMPTVILQFFV from the coding sequence ATGAGTCTCTTAGATAAAATCTCCCCGTTTGAAAGAAAAGATCTTCTGATCGCCTGGCTCGTCCTCGGTGTTGCCTTTACGCTCGGCATTAACGGCGGACTTGCACTAATCACCGACTATCAAAACATAACCGTAGAAGGACTTCTGATAACCTTCCTCGTATCGCTGATCGCGGTCGGACTCTCCTTCGTTCTTCACGAACTTGCCCACAAATTCACCGCCATGAAGTTCGGCTACTGGGCAGAGTTTCGAAAAAGCACGCAGATGCTGATCATTGCCGTAGTCGTTGCGGCAATCACGGGGATCGTATTTGCCGCACCCGGAGCCACGCTCATCAACACTGCCGGACGCGAGATGACCAAAAAAGAGAACGGACTTATCTCCATCGCCGGACCCCTGACGAATCTTGTCCTGATCATCCCATTCCTTATCATAATGATCGTCGGGTTTTTGATTTCGCCTTCTGCTGGAATCGTCCTCTTAACCCTGCCGGGATTTTTGTTCTATCTGGGAATGATCGGCTTCCAGGTCAATGCGATGCTCGCATTCTTCAACATGCTCCCGGTCGGGCCGCTTGACGGAAAAAAGATTCTGAGATGGAACCCGGTCATCTTCGGCGTAGTTATTGCCGTATCGCTTGTCCTGCTCTATCTCGCACTTATGCCGACAGTTATCCTTCAGTTTTTTGTCTAA
- the cbiB gene encoding adenosylcobinamide-phosphate synthase CbiB: MAIGAVTLFFGLVIDRLIGDPRSNFHPVALIGRFIGLWGRTTYYHRRTERFIGICGWLLTVSIVILPCLLILLYTPWYISLPFSILVLAFCVGWRSLEEHVGAVETALEQGEEEGRKAVQYLVSRDTKTLTFEQIRSGAYESAAENLVDSIISPIFWFVVFELLFGMGIIGAVMFRSANTMDAMLGYKDERIRLGWFPARMDDILAFIPARITGAVLLLIFLLKGRIKQAWYIFKHDRKLRPGFNGGIPMSLIAGGCGVMFEKPGVYQIGYPEQTLAEGGRSIISTIRWCTVICAAIGILLLIFI, encoded by the coding sequence ATGGCGATCGGTGCAGTAACTCTTTTTTTTGGACTGGTCATCGACCGTCTGATCGGTGATCCGCGTTCTAATTTTCATCCGGTAGCTCTTATTGGTAGATTCATCGGTCTCTGGGGTCGCACGACCTATTATCACCGTCGAACGGAACGGTTCATAGGGATCTGCGGCTGGCTGCTGACCGTCAGTATAGTGATCCTTCCCTGTCTTCTCATACTCCTCTACACCCCATGGTACATATCCCTCCCGTTCTCCATACTCGTACTCGCTTTCTGCGTCGGGTGGCGCTCACTCGAAGAGCATGTCGGAGCAGTCGAAACTGCGCTGGAACAGGGAGAAGAAGAGGGCAGAAAAGCCGTTCAGTATCTCGTCAGCCGGGACACAAAAACCCTCACCTTTGAACAGATCAGGTCGGGAGCGTATGAATCAGCAGCAGAAAATCTGGTAGACAGCATCATCTCCCCGATATTCTGGTTCGTGGTCTTTGAACTCCTCTTCGGCATGGGGATCATCGGCGCAGTAATGTTTCGATCGGCCAACACCATGGATGCCATGCTCGGATACAAAGACGAACGGATCCGTCTTGGCTGGTTCCCTGCCAGAATGGACGACATCCTCGCCTTCATCCCTGCACGAATCACCGGAGCAGTGCTTCTCCTCATCTTCCTTCTCAAAGGAAGAATCAAACAGGCATGGTATATCTTCAAACACGACCGAAAATTACGCCCTGGTTTCAACGGCGGGATCCCCATGAGTCTGATTGCCGGCGGCTGCGGGGTCATGTTCGAAAAACCCGGCGTCTATCAGATAGGATATCCTGAACAGACCCTCGCTGAAGGGGGAAGATCGATCATCAGTACGATCAGATGGTGTACGGTCATCTGTGCCGCAATCGGCATTCTCCTTCTCATTTTCATATAA
- a CDS encoding type IV pilin N-terminal domain-containing protein — translation MYLFIMHFPASPKEDAVSPVIGTILLVALTVVLIGIIGAVLMGFGMAEPTPILGISIESQGNIITVTHLNGAELPAGSYKILVDGVDKTAEFGGTVDFGPGITLSWDSGTEAVGTVSVVYTSDKGVSTLLAEKNIGKAGSGGGGFEDKYTIIHRVNWQTFLDDVNASSGGLLLGHGIVYVDNGEYWVSINNQYMSKAEAATDPSIQEYMASYSDYRLIEIDLSKKIYNTSDIETPGGTWKYPYPTIGSLYEYSGALYMDVITASNQWNPSRDPDTGEWVKIAYIK, via the coding sequence ATGTACCTTTTTATTATGCATTTTCCAGCTTCGCCGAAGGAAGACGCCGTGTCTCCAGTCATCGGAACGATACTTCTCGTCGCCCTCACGGTCGTTCTTATCGGTATTATCGGAGCTGTACTAATGGGGTTTGGTATGGCGGAGCCGACGCCTATTCTCGGGATATCGATCGAAAGTCAGGGAAATATCATCACGGTCACGCATCTGAATGGAGCAGAGCTCCCCGCAGGATCCTATAAGATCCTCGTCGACGGCGTGGATAAAACAGCAGAGTTCGGCGGGACCGTGGATTTTGGTCCGGGCATAACGCTTAGTTGGGATTCTGGGACGGAAGCAGTTGGAACGGTGTCGGTGGTATATACAAGTGATAAGGGTGTATCAACGCTACTCGCGGAGAAGAACATCGGGAAGGCGGGAAGCGGCGGAGGGGGCTTTGAAGATAAATATACGATTATCCACAGAGTAAACTGGCAGACATTTCTTGATGATGTGAATGCAAGTTCGGGTGGTCTTCTTTTAGGTCATGGGATTGTGTACGTTGATAATGGAGAGTATTGGGTTTCTATTAACAATCAGTATATGTCTAAAGCAGAGGCAGCGACAGACCCATCAATCCAAGAGTATATGGCAAGTTATTCTGATTATAGGTTGATAGAGATTGATCTGTCAAAAAAGATTTATAATACAAGTGATATTGAGACCCCTGGCGGAACGTGGAAATACCCATATCCAACAATAGGCTCACTATATGAATACTCTGGGGCATTATATATGGATGTAATTACAGCATCTAATCAATGGAATCCATCACGTGATCCAGACACAGGTGAGTGGGTTAAAATTGCATATATAAAATAG
- a CDS encoding HD domain-containing protein, whose translation MPKQIKDPVHGYIEVPTPLVPLLDTEAVQRLRYIKQLGFIYLVYPGANHTRFEHSLGAMHLASLLARQLDLSRDDTFLVCAAALLHDIGHGPFSHASERLRAEYGPFSHDEIGPYLITPEISDILEENGTDPKEIAGIVAGNHRLAEIIHGDLDVDRMDYLLRDAHYTGVPYGNLDASRLIQSLVFTGDGLAIKESGVAAAESLLIARTLMGPSVYYHHVGRIAEEMFLLAGRSHFADSTPDSFMRMDDVAGTTLLMNSPSAISREMMHRIWRRDLYKRAVYTGREQLNMDRLSSLRPEEKTRMRRAIAETAGVPEEKIILDIPPIRKEMRMMVQVQNQHDLVAFEEIIPLLSMMNATRQGQWRLGVYAPADVLDKVGDAAREVLSLRRATKQDKLPGTIV comes from the coding sequence ATGCCAAAACAGATAAAAGACCCGGTCCATGGATACATTGAGGTCCCAACGCCTCTTGTCCCGCTTCTGGACACAGAAGCGGTCCAGAGGCTCAGATACATCAAACAACTCGGATTCATCTACCTTGTCTATCCCGGAGCGAACCACACCAGATTCGAACACTCGCTTGGAGCGATGCATCTCGCCTCACTCCTCGCACGTCAGCTTGACCTGAGCAGGGACGACACGTTTCTCGTCTGCGCAGCAGCCCTTCTCCACGACATAGGTCACGGACCATTCTCCCATGCAAGTGAAAGACTCCGGGCAGAGTACGGACCGTTCTCACACGATGAGATCGGACCATACCTCATCACGCCGGAAATTTCCGACATCCTGGAAGAGAACGGAACGGATCCAAAAGAGATCGCCGGGATCGTGGCAGGAAACCACCGACTGGCAGAGATAATTCACGGGGATCTGGATGTCGACCGTATGGACTATCTTTTACGCGATGCACATTACACCGGCGTCCCGTACGGGAATCTGGATGCGAGCCGGCTTATCCAGTCCCTTGTTTTCACCGGCGACGGTCTTGCCATCAAAGAATCCGGCGTTGCGGCCGCCGAGTCGCTCCTCATTGCCAGAACACTCATGGGTCCTTCGGTCTATTATCACCATGTCGGAAGGATCGCAGAGGAGATGTTCCTCCTTGCCGGAAGAAGTCATTTTGCCGACAGCACCCCTGACTCATTTATGAGAATGGATGATGTCGCCGGAACGACCCTCCTCATGAACTCACCCTCGGCCATCTCCCGCGAGATGATGCACAGGATCTGGAGAAGGGATCTCTATAAACGGGCGGTCTACACCGGACGGGAACAACTGAACATGGACCGGCTCTCTTCGCTCAGACCAGAAGAGAAGACCCGGATGAGACGGGCGATCGCCGAAACTGCCGGCGTACCTGAAGAAAAGATCATCCTCGACATCCCGCCGATCCGAAAAGAGATGCGGATGATGGTCCAGGTACAAAACCAGCACGACCTTGTCGCCTTCGAAGAAATCATCCCGCTGTTATCCATGATGAACGCCACCCGGCAGGGCCAGTGGCGGCTCGGGGTTTATGCACCGGCAGACGTCCTTGACAAAGTTGGTGACGCAGCACGAGAGGTCCTTTCCCTGCGCCGGGCAACAAAACAAGATAAACTCCCAGGTACTATAGTATAG
- a CDS encoding UbiX family flavin prenyltransferase, with translation MKRIVVGVTGASGILYAKRLLEALKHAEAEVFLVISDTARTVAKLEGVDLSGYPVHYEENLDLEAGIASGSFQFDAMVIVPCSMKSLAQIANGYSTTLIARAADVCLKERRPLILVPRETPYSRVHLINMLAAHDAGALILPASPPLYTQPKTLDELADMIAARILDHIGIEHTIGTRWK, from the coding sequence ATGAAGAGGATCGTCGTCGGGGTGACCGGAGCATCCGGGATACTTTATGCAAAACGGTTACTTGAGGCGCTCAAACACGCGGAAGCCGAAGTTTTTCTCGTCATCTCGGATACCGCCCGGACCGTCGCCAAACTCGAAGGGGTCGATCTCTCCGGATACCCGGTACATTATGAGGAAAATTTAGATCTGGAAGCGGGAATCGCCAGCGGATCGTTTCAGTTCGATGCGATGGTGATCGTTCCCTGCAGCATGAAAAGCCTTGCCCAGATCGCAAACGGATACTCGACAACATTGATTGCGAGAGCCGCTGACGTTTGTCTCAAGGAGAGGAGACCGCTCATCCTTGTTCCGCGGGAAACCCCGTACTCACGGGTCCATCTCATCAACATGCTCGCGGCCCATGATGCCGGTGCCTTGATCCTGCCGGCATCCCCTCCGCTGTACACACAGCCAAAAACTCTCGACGAACTTGCAGATATGATCGCCGCACGGATCCTGGATCACATCGGGATCGAACACACCATTGGAACACGGTGGAAATAA